The following proteins come from a genomic window of Maylandia zebra isolate NMK-2024a linkage group LG22, Mzebra_GT3a, whole genome shotgun sequence:
- the sdhaf3 gene encoding succinate dehydrogenase assembly factor 3, mitochondrial, with protein sequence MAVCAHVSRVRSLYKRILVLHRFLPIELRALGDQYVKDEFRRHKSAGPKEVKSFMTEWENYKNTLQTQVLESAGERYNSVKFGDHLSQKKLNDFQDEQISQLYELMVESTKSKRQFDIQEDRK encoded by the exons ATGGCGGTGTGCGCTCACGTCTCCAGAGTCCGTTCACTTTACAAGAGAATTTTGGTCCTGCACCGCTTCCTGCCCATAGAGCTCCGAGCCCTTGGTGACCAATATGTGAAGGACGAGTTTAGAAGACATAAGAGTGCAGGACCCAAGGAGGTCAAGAGCTTCATGACAGAGTGGGAG AACTACAAGAACACTCTGCAGACTCAGGTTCTGGAGTCAGCTGGGGAAAGATACAACTCAGTAAAGTTTGGAGACCACTTGTCACAGAAAAAGCTCAATGATTTCCAGGATGAACAGATCAGCCAACTGTATGAACTCATGGTGGAATCCACCAAATCCAAAAGACAGTTTGACATACAAGAGGACAGGAAGTGA